A part of Entelurus aequoreus isolate RoL-2023_Sb linkage group LG10, RoL_Eaeq_v1.1, whole genome shotgun sequence genomic DNA contains:
- the p2ry1 gene encoding P2Y purinoceptor 1 — translation MTSDLNLTSLLNVSELHNHSRGCSLTKTGFQFYYLPTVYIMVFITGLVGNSLAIWMFLCHMRPWSGISVYMFNLALADFCYVLSLPFLVFYYFNKTDWVFGDVPCRLQRFIFHVNLYGSILFLTCISVHRYSGVVHPLKSLGRLKKKNAVVTSALVWAVVVLAISPILYYSRTGMKRNATICYDTTTEDELPGYFIYSMTLTVFGFCVPFIIIFCCYGMIVKALVCNDMNNAPLRQKSIHLVIIVLAVFAVSYLPFHVMKNLNMRARLYFQSPAMCDFNNRVYATYQVTRGLASLNSCVDPVLYFLAGDTFRRKLSRAAKKPSRKGDHALQSKSEETALNSLAEHVENGERRV, via the coding sequence ATGACCTCCGACCTCAACCTGACCTCCCTGCTGAACGTGAGCGAGCTGCACAACCACTCCCGGGGATGCTCCCTCACCAAGACGGGCTTCCAGTTCTACTACCTGCCCACCGTCTACATAATGGTCTTCATCACGGGCCTGGTGGGCAACAGCCTGGCCATCTGGATGTTCCTGTGCCACATGCGGCCGTGGAGCGGCATCTCCGTCTACATGTTCAACCTGGCGCTGGCCGACTTCTGCTACGTGCTCTCCCTGCCCTTCCTCGTTTTCTACTACTTCAACAAGACCGACTGGGTGTTCGGCGACGTGCCGTGCCGGCTGCAGCGCTTCATTTTCCACGTCAACCTCTACGGGAGCATCCTGTTCCTCACCTGCATCAGCGTGCACCGCTACAGCGGGGTGGTGCACCCACTCAAGTCCCTGGGCCGGCTCAAGAAGAAGAACGCTGTGGTCACCAGCGCGCTGGTGTGGGCGGTGGTGGTCCTGGCCATCTCGCCCATACTCTATTACTCGCGGACCGGCATGAAGCGTAACGCCACCATTTGCTACGACACCACCACGGAGGACGAGCTACCTGGGTATTTCATCTACAGCATGACGCTGACCGTCTTCGGCTTCTGCGTCCCGTTCATCATCATCTTCTGTTGCTACGGCATGATCGTCAAGGCCTTGGTCTGCAACGACATGAACAACGCGCCCCTGCGGCAGAAGTCCATCCACCTGGTCATCATTGTCCTGGCGGTCTTCGCCGTCTCCTACTTGCCCTTCCACGTCATGAAGAACCTCAACATGCGGGCCAGACTGTACTTCCAGAGCCCGGCCATGTGCGACTTCAACAACCGGGTGTACGCCACCTACCAGGTGACCCGGGGATTGGCCAGCCTGAACAGCTGCGTGGACCCCGTCCTGTACTTCCTGGCCGGCGACACCTTCAGGAGGAAGTTGTCGCGGGCCGCCAAGAAGCCTTCCCGGAAGGGGgaccatgcgctgcagtcgaaaAGCGAGGAGACGGCGCTGAACAGCCTGGCGGAGCACGTGGAGAACGGCGAGCGGCGGGTGTGA